Proteins from a single region of Tachysurus vachellii isolate PV-2020 chromosome 15, HZAU_Pvac_v1, whole genome shotgun sequence:
- the tada2a gene encoding transcriptional adapter 2-alpha, whose amino-acid sequence MDRLTSFGNDPFDKPPCLGCSSYLVEPYVKCAECGPSPFVLCLQCFTRGYEYKKHQSDHKYEIMTSDFPVLEPGWTAQEEMALLEAVMDCGFGNWQDVAYQMRSKTKEECEGHYMKNFINNPLFSSTLLSRRQVEEARSPDTAIPFKPCDDPPRPSFDSQLSRDMAGYMPARADFMEEFDNYAEWDLKDIDFVDDDSDILHALKIAVVDIYHSRLKERQRRKKIIRDHGLINLRKFQILERRYPKLVQDLYDAMRRFARVMGPLEHDKFIEAHALEFELRREIRRLQEYRREGIQSFCGAKVYEQVKQAREDERNKRNMLCEVLQYIHDGRACQQWLHKQAAIDAGITPTITTITTSGRRSAPPLNLTGLPGTEKLNEREKELCQVVRLVPGAYLEYKQALLNECQRQGGLRLAQARSLIKIDVNKTRKIYDFLIKEGYINKL is encoded by the exons ATGGATCGTCTAACATCTTTTGGAA ATGATCCTTTTGACAAGCCTCCATGTCTGGGTTGTTCCTCATACTTGGTGGAGCCCTATGTAAAATGTGCTGAATGTGGACCTTCACCTTTTGTCCTCTGCCTCCAG tgTTTCACTAGGGGCTATGAGTATAAAAAGCACCAGAGTGACCACAAATATGAGATCATG ACGTCAGATTTTCCTGTACTGGAGCCTGGCTGGACTGCCCAAGAGGAGATGGCTCTTCTAGAAGCAGTCATGGACTGTGGCTTTGGGAATTG GCAGGATGTGGCTTACCAAATGCGCAGCAAGACCAAGGAGGAATGTGAAGGGCACTACATGAAGAACTTTATCAACAACCCGCTTTTCTCTTCCACTCTGCTCAGTCGGAGGCAAGTGGAGGAGGCTCGCTCACCCGATACTGCCATCCCGTTTAAAC cCTGTGATGATCCTCCAAGACCTTCATTTGACTCTCAGCTTTCCAGGGACATGGCTGGTTACATGCCAGCTCGTGCAGATTTCATGGAG gaatTTGATAATTACGCAGAATGGGATCTGAAAGATATTGATTTTGTTGATGACGACTCTGATATTCTTCACG CTCTTAAAATCGCAGTTGTGGACATCTATCATTCAAGATTAAAAGAGAGACAGCGAAGGAAAAA GATCATTCGGGACCATGGGCTCATAAACTTGCGAAAGTTTCAGA TACTGGAAAGACGTTACCCTAAGTTGGTACAGGATCTGTATGATGCCATGAGGCGCTTTGCCAGGGTCATGGGGCCACTAGAGCACGATAAGTTCATTGAAGCCCATGCTT TGGAGTTTGAATTGAGGAGGGAGATTCGCAGGCTGCAGGAGTACAGAAGAGAAGGGATCCAGTCTTTTTGTG GAGCGAAGGTGTACGAGCAGGTGAAGCAAGCACGTGAGGATGAGCGGAATAAGAGGAATATGCTGTGTGAGGTTCTTCAGTACATTCATGACGGTCGCGCCTGCCAGCAGTGGCTCCACAAACAAGCTGCCAT TGATGCTGGCATTACTCCCACCATCACTACCATCACTACCTCAG GAAGACGAAGCGCTCCCCCTCTGAACTTGACCGGGTTGCCAGGTACAGAAAAGCTCAATGAACGGGAAAAAGag CTGTGCCAGGTGGTGCGCCTCGTCCCCGGCGCGTACCTCGAGTACAAACAGGCTCTGCTGAACGAGTGCCAGCGTCAGGGAGGCCTCCGACTGGCACAGGCTCGCTCGCTCATCAAGATCGACGTGAACAAGACTCGCAAAATCTATGACTTTCTCATCAAAGAAGGCTACATTAACAAACTTTAA
- the dusp14 gene encoding dual specificity protein phosphatase 14 — protein MGSRSHGFFHNQHQHHHHRSSTMPSPAVPRLMAEPGSMLGGIAQITPTLFLSRGAIASNRGLLLSKGITCVVNATIELPNFNWPHVEYVKVPLADAPHSPIALYFDSVADKIHSVGRKRGAVLVHCAAGVSRSASLCLAYLMKYHGVSLAEAHAWVKARRPVIRPNGGFWRQLIDYERKLFGKTSVKMVQTPYGVIPDVYERDRRNLAPYWGL, from the coding sequence ATGGGCTCCCGCAGCCATGGATTCTTTCacaaccagcaccagcaccaccaccaccgcaGCTCCACCATGCCCAGCCCGGCTGTGCCCAGACTGATGGCGGAGCCGGGCAGCATGCTCGGTGGCATTGCCCAAATCACTCCCACGCTGTTCCTCAGTCGTGGCGCCATAGCATCCAATCGTGGCCTGCTGCTGTCTAAGGGAATCACATGTGTAGTGAATGCCACCATCGAGCTGCCAAATTTCAACTGGCCACATGTAGAGTATGTAAAGGTTCCACTGGCTGATGCACCACACTCGCCTATAGCGCTGTACTTTGACAGTGTTGCAGACAAGATCCACAGCGTTGGGCGGAAGCGCGGCGCTGTGCTAGTGCACTGTGCCGCTGGTGTGAGCCGCTCAGCCTCGCTCTGCCTTGCCTACCTCATGAAGTATCATGGTGTGTCGCTAGCCGAGGCACACGCCTGGGTAAAGGCCCGGCGGCCTGTCATTCGGCCCAACGGTGGCTTCTGGCGCCAGCTTATTGACTACGAGCGCAAACTGTTTGGCAAGACGTCAGTGAAGATGGTTCAAACGCCGTACGGGGTCATTCCTGACGTTTACGAGCGTGATCGTAGAAACCTGGCACCTTACTGGGGCCTGTAA